A stretch of Henckelia pumila isolate YLH828 chromosome 4, ASM3356847v2, whole genome shotgun sequence DNA encodes these proteins:
- the LOC140861203 gene encoding L-type lectin-domain containing receptor kinase IX.1-like — protein sequence MPISTIEIRSIFVLCSIPATLSVSLSFNYTRFGSNENNRFKILTQGDAYIPPQGINLTPNEYNVSRVETAGRATYIDPLHLWDKNSGNLSDFSTHFSFVIDSNGSPNFADGIAFFFAPVNSSIKSNAFGGSLGLNTDNVYSNSSAETFFAVEFDTYQNTFDPSIPHVGININSMISVATDDWQNDISKGRENEAWISYNGSSKILSVNFTNFFNNTIIHDSLSTVIDLRDYMPEKVMFGFSGATGANFERNTIMSWDFSSNLILDITSNVPASSPITDPPTISIEDGKKRGLAIGLGVGLPIIILVLGFAGCFLKKKYKKESTDHIHTYAIDPSMDSEFQRGTGAKKFVYAELARGTNNFSEELKLGEGGFGGVYRGFLKETNSYVAVKRVSSGSQQGLKEYASEVKIISQLRHRNLVQLIGWCHERGELLLVYEFLPNGSLDSHIFKHNSVLTWEVRYKIAQGLASALLYLHEEWDQCVVHRDIKSSNIMLDSNFNAKLGDFGLARLVDHDKGSQTTIVAGTRGYMAPEYVISGRASKESDVYSFGVVLLEITCGKKAIEARFQENNIVVLVEWVWKLYGAGNILEAVDQDLGMEQNSEEMERLLVVGL from the coding sequence ATGCCCATTTCCACCATTGAAATCCGCTCCATCTTCGTCCTCTGCTCCATCCCTGCAACTCTTTCAGTTTCATTATCATTCAACTACACCAGATTCGGGTCTAACGAGAACAATCGCTTCAAGATTCTCACCCAAGGAGATGCTTACATCCCGCCGCAAGGGATTAATCTCACCCCGAATGAATACAATGTTTCACGGGTTGAAACAGCGGGTCGTGCCACATATATCGACCCACTACATCTGTGGGACAAGAATTCCGGGAATTTGAGTGATTTTTCCACTCATTTTTCTTTTGTGATTGATTCCAACGGGAGTCCCAATTTTGCTGATGGGATCGCCTTTTTCTTTGCTCCTGTCAATTCATCCATAAAGTCTAATGCTTTTGGTGGAAGCTTGGGCCTTAATACAGATAATGTTTATTCAAATTCATCTGCCGAGACATTTTTTGCAGTTGAATTCGATACTTACCAGAATACTTTCGATCCATCTATCCCACATGTTGGGATTAATATAAATTCCATGATATCTGTTGCAACCGATGATTGGCAGAATGATATTAGTAAGGGGAGGGAAAACGAAGCTTGGATTAGCTACAATGGCAGTTCAAAGATTCTCAGTGttaattttacaaatttttttaataacacTATCATACATGATAGCCTCAGCACCGTGATTGATCTCAGAGATTACATGCCTGAAAAAGTTATGTTTGGCTTTTCTGGTGCAACAGGAGctaattttgagagaaatacTATTATGTCTTgggatttttcttcaaatttaatCCTTGATATTACTTCTAATGTGCCGGCTTCGAGTCCGATAACCGATCCCCCCACGATCAGCATCGAAGATGGAAAGAAGCGGGGATTAGCTATCGGATTAGGCGTTGGACTGCCGATTATAATTCTTGTTTTGGGATTTGCAGGCTGTTTCTTGAAGAAAAAGTATAAGAAGGAATCAACAGATCATATACATACATACGCCATCGACCCATCGATGGATAGCGAATTTCAAAGGGGCACCGGGGCTAAGAAGTTTGTGTATGCTGAATTGGCCCGTGGAACTAATAATTTCTCAGAGGAATTAAAGCTTGGAGAAGGGGGATTTGGTGGAGTTTACAGAGGTTTCTTGAAAGAAACCAATTCATATGTTGCTGTAAAAAGGGTATCAAGTGGATCCCAACAAGGCCTCAAAGAGTATGCATCAGAAGTGAAGATCATCAGCCAATTAAGACACAGAAACCTCGTCCAACTCATCGGTTGGTGCCACGAAAGAGGCGAACTCCTCCTCGTTTACGAGTTCTTGCCAAATGGCAGCTTAGATTCGCATATCTTTAAGCACAATTCGGTGTTGACATGGGAAGTTAGATACAAAATTGCACAGGGGTTAGCCTCTGCTTTGTTGTATTTACATGAAGAATGGGATCAATGTGTAGTCCATAGAGATATCAAGTCAAGCAACATCATGCTGGATTCCAACTTCAATGCCAAACTCGGTGATTTCGGCCTAGCTCGACTGGTCGATCACGACAAAGGGTCACAAACCACGATCGTGGCAGGGACGAGAGGATACATGGCACCCGAATATGTGATCTCCGGCAGGGCCAGCAAAGAATCCGACGTATATAGTTTTGGTGTCGTTTTGTTAGAGATCACTTGTGGGAAAAAAGCCATTGAGGCTAGATTTCAAGAAAACAATATTGTGGTGTTAGTGGAATGGGTGTGGAAACTCTACGGTGCCGGGAATATACTCGAGGCAGTGGATCAAGATCTGGGAATGGAGCAAAACAGTGAGGAAATGGAGAGATTGCTGGTTGTGGGGCTATAG